The Corylus avellana chromosome ca8, CavTom2PMs-1.0 genome has a segment encoding these proteins:
- the LOC132190286 gene encoding uncharacterized protein LOC132190286, producing MDSSATLSSRPQVVSKECDTRVPATKYLSSRRTPSFSSSSSLSPCSSSLGSSYFPDDSPLSPATPLRYSGVPFSWEQLPGIPKKLIQAPKKKEYSSSKLLPLPPLTAAAAPPPSKKSNPENMGDRKKINPRQSGFQRDPFFAALVECSKDDDIQDSSNNSIWTSGKVSRSLSDRFGFVSLYASCKRTCAISESIIYLPKSNRGSYDLIHHDHRSR from the coding sequence ATGGATTCCTCGGCAACTCTTAGTAGCCGCCCGCAGGTTGTCTCTAAAGAATGCGACACGAGAGTTCCGGCAACAAAATACTTGTCGTCTCGCCGGACGCCATCGTTTTCCTCCTCGTCATCACTTTCGCCATGCTCTTCTTCACTCGGGTCTTCCTATTTTCCGGACGATTCCCCGCTCAGCCCTGCCACTCCCCTCAGATATTCCGGCGTCCCGTTTTCTTGGGAGCAATTACCGGGAATCCCCAAGAAATTAATACAAGCACCCAAGAAGAAGGAATACTCCTCATCAAAGCTCCTTCCATTACCGCCGCTGACGGCCGCCGCAGCTCCACCACCCTCGAAGAAATCCAACCCGGAAAACATGGGGGATCGGAAGAAGATCAACCCTCGGCAGAGTGGTTTTCAAAGGGATCCGTTCTTTGCCGCATTGGTTGAGTGCTCCAAGGACGACGATATTCAAGACTCATCAAACAATAGCATTTGGACCAGCGGAAAGGTGTCTAGGAGTTTAAGCGATCGCTTTGGTTTTGTTAGTCTTTATGCTTCTTGCAAGCGAACTTGCGCAATCTCTGAGTCAATAATCTATCTCCCAAAGTCAAACAGAGGCTCTTATGATCTGATTCATCACGATCACCGTTCCCGCTGA